One Pseudomonas syringae CC1557 genomic window, AGGCACGGGTGGCCGTTGACGCTGCACAGCTGAATCTGGATCGCTCGGTGATTCGCAGCCCGGTGGACGGCTACCTCAACGACCGCGCGCCCCGCGAGCATGAATTCGTCACTGCCGGGCGTCCGGTGCTGTCGGTGGTCGATGCGGCTTCTTTCCACATCGACGGCTATTTCGAGGAAACCAAGCTGGACGGCATTCATGTCGGCCAGGGCGTGGACATTCGCGTCATCGGTGACAACGCCCGGCTGACCGGCCATGTAGTTAGCATCGTCGCCGGTATCGAAGACCGCGACCGCACCAGCGGCTCGAACCTGCTGCCCAACGTCAACCCGGCGTTCAGCTGGGTGCGGCTGGCGCAGCGGATTCCAGTGCGGATCGCCTTCGACGATGTACCCAGGGACTTCCGCATGATCGCCGGGCGGACCGCGACGGTGTCGATCATCGCGGATACGCAGGAGGCCACTCGATGAAACGCGCTGCACGCTTGAGTGCGCTCGGTTTGAGCGTCCTGCTGTCGGCCTGTCAGACGGTCGGGCCGGATTACCGGTTGCCGAAAGACGGCGCGATCAATCGCCCGGATTTGCAGGGCGAACTGGCTGGCCGTTCGGTCAACACCGTCTCGGCCCCGGTGCCTGCGCATTGGTGGCGTCTGTATCAGGACCCACGTGTGGATGAACTGGTGCGCCAGGCGATGGCATCCAATACTGATCTGCGCGTGGCTGCCGCCAACCTGCAACGCTCTCGCTATCAGAACTCAGAAGCCGAGGCAGCGGGCGGTTTCACCAACGGTGCGAAGCTCGGCGCACAGCGTGTGCAGGAGTCGGGCGAGTCGTTTCTGCTGACCGACAAGGTGCCGGTGTCCAATGTCGGCGATGTAGGTATCACCACGTCTTACCAGTTCGATCTGTTCGGCACCTTGCAGCGTGGCATCGAAGCAGCGCAGGCCAACGTCGATGCCAATCAGGCGGCGGTCGATACGGCACGCATCACAGTGGTCGCTGATGTCGTACGCGCCTACACACATATCTGCGCGGCCAACGAAGAACTTGATATCGCCCGCCAATCGCTGGATCTGCAACAGCAGAGCGTGACCCTCAACCAGCGCCTGCGCGATGCCGGGCGTGGCGATGAAACCCAAGTCACGCGCTCGCAGACCCAATTCAAATCATTGCGCGCTGAAATGCCACGTTACGAAGCTCGCCGTCAGGCGGCGATGTTCCGCCTGTCGATGCTGCTCGCCAAACCGGTCGAGCAATTGCCGGCCGGGGTCAGCACCTGCAACGAACTGCCACACATTGCCCAAGTGATGCCTGTAGGCGATGGCGCCGCGCTGCTCAAGCGCCGCCCCGACGTGCGTCAGGCCGAACGGCATCTGGCGATGTCAACGGCCGAGATTGGTGTCGCCACAGGCGAGCTTTACCCGGACATCAGCATCGGCGCGAGCATTGGCACCACGGGCCTTATCGAAAACCTCGGCAAACCGGCCGCCAACCGCTGGGGCTTCGGACCGCTGTTGAACTGGACCCTCCCGTCGAATGGTTCGCGAGCGCGTATCCATCAGGCAGAAGCGTCTGCCCAGGCATCCTTGGCACGCTTCGATGGTGTGGTGCTCAACGCCATCCGCGAAACCCAGACAGGGCTGGCGCAATACACCGCCCTGCTCGACCGCCGCGACGCGCTGAAAGACGCCGAGCAATCGGCCAAAGAGGCAGCTGATCAAACCCACCGCTTCTATCAGGCCGGACGCGCGTCGTTCCTCGCCGATCTGCAAGCGACCCGCACCTACACCGACGTCCGTGCGCAGATGGCCGAAGCCAACACCGAAGTGGCCATGGGACAGATCAAC contains:
- a CDS encoding efflux transporter outer membrane subunit gives rise to the protein MKRAARLSALGLSVLLSACQTVGPDYRLPKDGAINRPDLQGELAGRSVNTVSAPVPAHWWRLYQDPRVDELVRQAMASNTDLRVAAANLQRSRYQNSEAEAAGGFTNGAKLGAQRVQESGESFLLTDKVPVSNVGDVGITTSYQFDLFGTLQRGIEAAQANVDANQAAVDTARITVVADVVRAYTHICAANEELDIARQSLDLQQQSVTLNQRLRDAGRGDETQVTRSQTQFKSLRAEMPRYEARRQAAMFRLSMLLAKPVEQLPAGVSTCNELPHIAQVMPVGDGAALLKRRPDVRQAERHLAMSTAEIGVATGELYPDISIGASIGTTGLIENLGKPAANRWGFGPLLNWTLPSNGSRARIHQAEASAQASLARFDGVVLNAIRETQTGLAQYTALLDRRDALKDAEQSAKEAADQTHRFYQAGRASFLADLQATRTYTDVRAQMAEANTEVAMGQINLFLALGGGWEKDGVAGK
- a CDS encoding efflux RND transporter periplasmic adaptor subunit, translated to MKKPILTLGRVVLTLLVVTLAAVVVWRMVMYYMYAPWTRDGHIRADVVQIAPDVSGLIQKVDVTDNQPVHKGQVLFTIDQDRFRLSLRQAQATVAERQETWQQARRENTRNRSLGNLVAREQLEESQSREARALSALGEARVAVDAAQLNLDRSVIRSPVDGYLNDRAPREHEFVTAGRPVLSVVDAASFHIDGYFEETKLDGIHVGQGVDIRVIGDNARLTGHVVSIVAGIEDRDRTSGSNLLPNVNPAFSWVRLAQRIPVRIAFDDVPRDFRMIAGRTATVSIIADTQEATR